A region from the Salminus brasiliensis chromosome 22, fSalBra1.hap2, whole genome shotgun sequence genome encodes:
- the LOC140544336 gene encoding elongin-B-like, translating into MDVFLMIRRHKTTIFTDAKESTTVYELKRIVEGILKRPPEDQRLYKDEQLLEDSKTLGDSGFTNQTARPQAPATVGLAFRISDDAFEPLQVEPFSNPPELPDVMKPQDSGSTANEQSVQ; encoded by the exons ATG GATGTGTTTTTAATGATTAGGCGTCACAAGACGACGATCTTCACGGACGCTAAGGAGTCCACCACCGTTTATGAGCTTAAGCGCATTGTCGAGGGAATCCTGAAGCGGCCGCCTGAAGATCAGAGGCTTTATAAG GATGAGCAGCTGCTAGAAGACAGTAAAACACTGGGGGACTCCGGCTTCACCAACCAAACAGCTAGACCACAGGCTCCAGCTACAGTAGGATTAGCCTTCCGCATCAGTG ACGATGCATTTGAGCCCTTGCAGGTGGAGCCATTCTCCAACCCTCCAGAGCTCCCCGATGTCATGAAGCCTCAGGACTCGGGCAGCACAGCCAACGAGCAGTCGGTGCAGTAG